A genomic region of Candidatus Limnocylindrales bacterium contains the following coding sequences:
- a CDS encoding thioesterase family protein, with protein sequence MDSSLFTRDPAHPNLFHPTELTRGPWTPVAQHGGPPSALLAMALEAYDDAKAPRHPDGSDDAMFIARLNVELLKPVPLTPLVVSVTTERPGRKVQILSASLSSDGKEVARATALRIRRTHVALPEGCFPALQPPPRPSTGYDTSTPWRHGDLLAFHSHAVDHRFIEGGFDRPGPAIDWIRLRVPLVAGEATPPVSRVAAAADFGNGVSWTLSRVDGYVFINPDLTLYLHAYPAGEWVCLDAVTYPQPHGVGLAESRLWGEQGVLGRSLQSLLIEHEP encoded by the coding sequence ATGGACTCGAGCCTTTTTACTCGCGACCCCGCCCACCCGAATCTCTTCCATCCCACCGAGCTCACGCGCGGCCCATGGACACCCGTCGCCCAGCACGGCGGCCCGCCATCCGCGCTGCTCGCGATGGCGCTCGAAGCGTACGACGATGCGAAGGCCCCGCGTCACCCCGACGGCAGCGACGATGCGATGTTCATCGCACGTCTCAACGTCGAGCTGCTGAAGCCGGTCCCGCTCACACCTCTCGTCGTCTCGGTGACGACCGAGAGACCTGGCCGCAAGGTACAGATTCTTTCGGCGTCGCTCTCATCCGACGGCAAGGAGGTCGCGCGCGCGACGGCGCTTCGCATCCGGCGGACACACGTCGCGCTTCCGGAAGGATGTTTCCCCGCGCTCCAGCCGCCGCCTCGGCCATCGACCGGCTACGACACGTCGACGCCTTGGCGTCACGGCGACCTCCTCGCATTTCACTCGCACGCCGTCGATCATCGCTTCATCGAAGGCGGGTTCGACCGGCCGGGACCCGCGATCGACTGGATCCGCCTTCGCGTGCCTCTTGTCGCCGGCGAAGCGACGCCGCCGGTAAGCCGCGTGGCGGCAGCTGCGGATTTCGGAAACGGTGTCAGCTGGACGCTCTCGCGCGTCGACGGCTACGTATTCATCAATCCGGATCTCACGCTCTATCTGCACGCGTATCCGGCCGGTGAGTGGGTGTGCCTCGACGCCGTGACGTATCCGCAACCGCACGGCGTCGGCCTTGCCGAGAGCCGGCTCTGGGGAGAACAGGGCGTGCTCGGCCGTTCGCTTCAGAGCCTTCTCATCGAACACGAACCGTGA
- the groL gene encoding chaperonin GroEL (60 kDa chaperone family; promotes refolding of misfolded polypeptides especially under stressful conditions; forms two stacked rings of heptamers to form a barrel-shaped 14mer; ends can be capped by GroES; misfolded proteins enter the barrel where they are refolded when GroES binds): MPKIVNFGQDTRDKLLRGVNILADAVTVTLGPRGRNVCLEKSWGAPTVTKDGVSVAKEIELEDKFENMGAQMVKEVASKTSDVAGDGTTTATVLARAIFSEGAKMVAAGHDPMSLKRGIDKAVEAVNAELRKLSKPTKTQEEIAQVGTISANSDRTIGDIIAEAMNKVGKEGVITVEENKALETTLDVVEGMQFDRGYLSPYFVTDPERMTARVDDALILINEKKISNMKEMLPVLEAIAKAGKPLLIIAEDIEGEALATLVVNKIRGTLNVVAVKAPGFGDRRKEMLKDIAVLTGGKVISEELGLKLENVTMNDLGKAKRITVDKDNTTLVDGAGKKADIEGRIGTIRKQIEDTTSDYDREKLQERLAKLVGGVAVIKVGAATEVEMKEKKARVEDALHATRAAVEEGIVPGGGVALVRCQSVLEGLKGSTDEENIGIRILSRAIEEPTRWIARNAGAEPSIVIDRIRSGKGAYGYNAASGVYEDLIKAGIVDPTKVVRTALQNASSVAGLMLTTEAAVTEKPKQETGGGHGGGGGGMGGMGGMEGMM; this comes from the coding sequence ATGCCCAAGATTGTAAATTTCGGTCAAGACACCCGTGACAAACTGCTCCGCGGCGTCAACATTCTCGCCGACGCCGTAACCGTTACCCTGGGCCCACGCGGCCGTAACGTCTGCCTCGAAAAGTCCTGGGGCGCGCCGACCGTCACCAAGGACGGCGTCTCGGTCGCCAAGGAAATCGAGCTCGAAGACAAGTTCGAGAACATGGGCGCGCAGATGGTCAAGGAAGTCGCTTCGAAGACTTCCGACGTTGCCGGCGACGGCACCACCACTGCAACCGTTCTCGCCCGTGCGATCTTCAGCGAAGGCGCGAAGATGGTTGCCGCCGGCCACGATCCGATGTCGCTCAAGCGCGGCATCGACAAGGCCGTCGAAGCCGTCAACGCCGAGCTCCGCAAGCTCTCCAAGCCCACCAAGACCCAGGAAGAGATCGCGCAGGTCGGGACGATCTCCGCGAACTCGGACCGCACCATCGGCGACATCATCGCCGAGGCCATGAACAAGGTCGGCAAGGAAGGCGTGATCACCGTCGAGGAGAACAAGGCTCTCGAGACGACGCTCGACGTCGTCGAGGGAATGCAGTTCGACCGCGGCTACCTCTCGCCGTACTTCGTCACCGACCCCGAGCGCATGACGGCTCGTGTCGACGACGCGCTGATCCTCATCAACGAGAAGAAGATCTCGAACATGAAGGAGATGCTGCCGGTGCTCGAGGCGATCGCCAAGGCGGGCAAGCCGCTGCTGATCATCGCCGAGGACATCGAAGGCGAGGCTCTTGCGACGCTCGTCGTCAACAAGATCCGCGGCACGCTGAACGTGGTTGCCGTCAAGGCGCCGGGCTTCGGTGATCGCCGTAAGGAAATGCTGAAGGACATCGCCGTCCTGACCGGCGGCAAGGTCATCAGCGAAGAGCTCGGCCTCAAGCTCGAGAACGTCACGATGAACGATCTCGGCAAGGCCAAGCGCATCACCGTCGACAAGGACAACACCACGCTCGTCGACGGCGCCGGCAAGAAGGCCGACATCGAAGGCCGCATCGGCACCATCCGCAAGCAGATCGAAGACACCACCAGCGACTACGACCGCGAGAAGCTCCAGGAGCGCCTCGCCAAGCTCGTCGGCGGCGTGGCGGTGATCAAGGTCGGTGCAGCCACCGAAGTCGAGATGAAAGAGAAGAAGGCCCGCGTCGAAGACGCGCTGCACGCCACGCGCGCAGCCGTCGAGGAAGGCATCGTGCCGGGCGGCGGCGTCGCTCTCGTTCGCTGCCAGTCGGTGCTCGAAGGCCTCAAGGGTTCGACCGACGAGGAGAACATCGGCATCCGCATCCTGTCGCGCGCGATCGAAGAGCCGACGCGCTGGATCGCACGCAACGCCGGCGCAGAGCCGTCGATCGTGATCGACCGCATCCGCAGCGGAAAAGGTGCGTACGGCTACAACGCCGCATCGGGCGTGTACGAAGACCTGATCAAGGCCGGCATCGTCGACCCGACCAAGGTCGTTCGCACCGCGCTGCAGAACGCTTCGTCGGTTGCCGGGCTCATGCTCACGACCGAAGCAGCGGTCACCGAGAAGCCGAAGCAGGAAACTGGCGGCGGACACGGTGGCGGCGGCGGCGGAATGGGCGGCATGGGTGGAATGGAAGGGATGATGTAG
- the groES gene encoding co-chaperone GroES — MNIRPLYDRILVRRVKEEEKTAGGLYIPDTAKEKPQEGKVVATGEGRRGDDGKLQKLTVKKGDRILFGKYSGSEVTIDGTECLIMREDDVLGILE, encoded by the coding sequence ATGAACATTCGGCCACTATACGACCGCATCCTGGTGCGGCGCGTGAAAGAAGAAGAGAAGACCGCCGGCGGGCTCTACATTCCGGATACCGCCAAGGAGAAGCCGCAGGAAGGCAAGGTTGTCGCCACCGGCGAAGGCCGCCGCGGCGACGACGGCAAGCTCCAGAAGCTGACCGTCAAGAAGGGTGACCGCATCCTCTTCGGCAAGTATTCGGGCAGCGAGGTTACGATCGACGGCACCGAGTGCCTGATCATGCGTGAGGACGACGTCCTCGGCATCCTCGAGTAG
- a CDS encoding DUF507 family protein, which yields MSVRLKEERVESLSLAIAKALADSGVQIVDRGSAVRRIAARIGASLGGDSGALDRAVRSRIASLQRTVPEGGREWEVLYRKYTEELSRRR from the coding sequence GTGAGCGTCCGGCTCAAAGAAGAGCGCGTCGAGTCGCTGTCGCTGGCCATCGCGAAGGCGCTTGCCGACTCCGGGGTCCAGATCGTCGACCGGGGCTCGGCTGTGAGGCGGATCGCTGCCCGGATCGGGGCGAGTCTCGGCGGGGACTCGGGAGCACTCGACCGTGCCGTCCGTTCGCGGATTGCGTCCCTTCAAAGGACGGTGCCCGAGGGCGGACGGGAGTGGGAAGTCCTCTACCGCAAGTACACCGAAGAGCTTTCGCGGCGGCGCTGA
- a CDS encoding DUF507 family protein: MFACVSLSRDDIQRLAISIATDLCREDPPAVKGEMNKVAAAVANAIATNFAQEAAIRREAEEALQKLGRQDPTIDPAKLFQGLCERIAKQKGFVL; this comes from the coding sequence ATGTTCGCGTGCGTGAGCCTGTCCCGCGACGACATCCAGCGCCTGGCGATCTCGATCGCCACGGACCTTTGCCGGGAAGACCCTCCGGCCGTCAAAGGCGAGATGAACAAGGTCGCAGCAGCCGTCGCCAATGCGATCGCGACCAATTTCGCGCAGGAGGCCGCCATCCGGCGCGAGGCCGAGGAGGCCCTGCAGAAACTTGGCCGTCAGGACCCGACGATCGATCCGGCCAAGCTCTTTCAGGGGCTCTGCGAGCGGATTGCCAAGCAAAAAGGCTTTGTCCTGTGA
- a CDS encoding LD-carboxypeptidase — protein MRQFSPLVRSRALQSGDRVALIAPSSRYDEKALDRGIEVLQSWGLVVDAPTPSATLRYLAASDDERAAHLADAFARDDVAALIGVRGGFGSARLFGRFDAAVARAHPKLFVGYSDVTLLLSRLSSEAGLVCFHGPMAASDLPRLSPAQLERFRRFLFDEEGWWAGDGLTPLVRGQATGRLAGGCLSVLVTTLGTPYEIDTRGAVLFLEDIAEPSYRIDRMLTHLAHAGKLDEMAAVVLGAFHDCEPADQIHEIVVEIFGARGIPVVSGFDGGHHSGAAVVPIGCEVRVDADAGRVELLEPVFAASPGRPDLSASMSVR, from the coding sequence ATGCGACAATTTTCTCCGCTGGTTCGTTCGCGTGCACTTCAGTCGGGCGACCGCGTTGCGCTGATCGCGCCGTCGTCGCGCTACGACGAGAAAGCGCTCGACCGGGGCATCGAGGTGCTCCAGTCGTGGGGGCTCGTCGTGGATGCGCCCACCCCGTCGGCCACGCTCCGGTATCTTGCCGCATCCGACGACGAGCGCGCAGCGCACCTTGCCGACGCGTTCGCGCGCGACGACGTCGCGGCGCTGATCGGAGTCCGCGGCGGCTTCGGATCGGCGCGCCTGTTCGGCCGCTTCGATGCCGCCGTTGCGCGCGCGCATCCGAAGCTGTTCGTCGGCTACAGCGACGTCACGCTGCTGCTGTCGCGGCTGTCGTCGGAAGCGGGCCTCGTCTGTTTCCACGGCCCGATGGCCGCGAGCGATCTGCCGCGGCTTTCGCCTGCGCAGCTCGAGCGCTTTCGCCGCTTCCTGTTTGACGAAGAGGGCTGGTGGGCCGGAGACGGCCTCACGCCGCTCGTTCGTGGTCAGGCGACAGGACGCCTTGCCGGAGGCTGCCTGTCCGTGCTCGTGACGACGCTCGGTACGCCGTACGAGATCGACACGCGCGGCGCGGTGCTCTTCCTCGAAGACATCGCCGAGCCGTCGTATCGGATCGATCGCATGCTCACGCACCTCGCGCATGCCGGCAAGCTCGACGAAATGGCTGCGGTCGTGCTCGGCGCGTTTCACGACTGCGAGCCGGCGGATCAGATCCATGAGATCGTCGTGGAGATTTTCGGCGCGCGCGGCATTCCCGTCGTGTCCGGGTTCGACGGCGGCCATCATTCGGGCGCTGCGGTCGTGCCGATCGGCTGCGAGGTGCGCGTGGATGCGGATGCGGGCCGCGTCGAGCTTCTGGAGCCGGTCTTTGCCGCTTCGCCCGGGCGCCCGGACCTCAGCGCTTCGATGTCGGTCCGATGA
- a CDS encoding serine hydrolase domain-containing protein codes for MMANSRAGRPAGVSPKAAGSTTHSAWDEVVRILDDAVGPDHVSPAASLLVGRGDAVLFEHATGATGPGAGDPPCTTDTIFDVASLTKPLVTAALAFQLIARGRLSFDTRVTDVLPDFASHAEGGNDERRLAVTVRNLLHHDSGLPAHRRYFESFPPELPASREEAARRRDRMFALALAEPLERDPRSSSVYSDIGFLVLGAMVEKIAGLRIDALAAEQIFGPLDAAEARFVDLADEPDDAFTLRCAATGACDWRRTQIRGRVQDQNAYAMGGVATHAGLFATARTIHRLAGEWTEAAAGRGRVLDRRVVSHAWDRAEPAAGAAPSPSSSWALGWDTPTPGVSSAGSRIGPGAVGHLGYTGTSLWIDPSRSVHVVLLTNRIAYGTNADAIRALRPRVHDAVFAALDRARD; via the coding sequence ATGATGGCGAACAGCCGGGCCGGCCGGCCGGCGGGCGTCTCGCCGAAGGCTGCCGGCTCGACAACTCATTCGGCCTGGGACGAGGTCGTACGGATTCTCGACGACGCCGTCGGCCCCGATCACGTGAGCCCGGCGGCATCGCTCCTGGTCGGACGCGGCGATGCGGTGCTGTTCGAGCACGCAACCGGAGCGACCGGCCCCGGCGCCGGCGATCCGCCGTGCACGACGGATACGATCTTCGACGTCGCGTCGCTGACCAAGCCGCTCGTGACGGCGGCGCTCGCATTCCAGCTGATCGCGCGCGGCAGGCTGTCGTTCGACACGCGCGTGACTGACGTGCTGCCGGACTTTGCGTCGCACGCCGAAGGCGGCAACGACGAGCGGCGCCTGGCGGTTACCGTGCGCAATCTCCTGCACCACGATTCGGGCCTTCCGGCCCACCGCCGCTATTTCGAATCGTTCCCGCCGGAGCTTCCGGCGTCGCGCGAAGAAGCGGCGCGCCGCCGCGACCGCATGTTCGCGCTCGCTCTCGCCGAGCCGCTCGAGCGCGATCCGCGCTCGAGCAGCGTCTACAGCGACATCGGCTTCCTCGTCCTCGGCGCGATGGTCGAAAAAATCGCCGGCCTACGCATCGACGCGCTGGCCGCCGAACAGATCTTCGGGCCGCTCGACGCCGCAGAAGCGAGGTTCGTCGATCTTGCCGACGAGCCGGACGACGCATTCACGCTGCGCTGTGCGGCAACCGGAGCGTGCGACTGGCGCAGGACCCAAATCCGCGGCCGCGTGCAGGACCAGAACGCGTACGCGATGGGCGGCGTCGCAACGCACGCCGGGCTGTTCGCAACCGCGCGCACGATTCACCGGCTCGCCGGCGAATGGACGGAAGCCGCGGCTGGAAGAGGCCGCGTGCTCGACCGGCGCGTCGTGAGCCATGCATGGGATCGGGCCGAGCCGGCGGCCGGCGCCGCGCCGTCGCCCTCGTCGTCCTGGGCGCTCGGATGGGACACGCCGACTCCAGGCGTCAGCTCGGCGGGCTCGCGCATCGGTCCGGGCGCAGTCGGACATCTCGGTTACACCGGCACCTCGCTGTGGATCGACCCGAGCCGGAGTGTGCACGTCGTGCTGCTGACCAATCGCATCGCGTACGGTACAAACGCAGACGCGATCCGTGCGCTCAGGCCGCGCGTGCACGATGCAGTCTTTGCGGCGCTCGACCGCGCAAGAGACTGA
- a CDS encoding Mur ligase domain-containing protein translates to MTENKPRHIHFVAICGVGMAPMAVMLRDAGYEVTGSDIAAYPPMGDMLRQAGIPVTLGFDAKNLEPRPDLVVIGNAVTRSNVEAQAVEALGIEKTSFPAALGRFFLGRGARSLVVAGTHGKTTTTGMLAHCLATAGADPGYLVGGLVRDLGKLASAGSGEYFVVEGDEYDTAYFDKGPKFLHYKPSAVILTSVEFDHADIYTDVEHVKSSFRKLAGILPSNAPLVGCVDYPHLLAAIERAGRYRFVPYGMHSPDGWEPRAIEVGPDGSRFDLYWKGRRDARLRLSLVGAMNALNATAVYALCRELGIELGAVAEGLATYKGAARRQEIVGENGGITVVDDFAHHPTAVGLTIAAIRGRFPGRRLWAVFEPRSNTSRRAIFQRAYADALAGADAVALSAVFRKDNDPLKPEEMLSTDVLIRDLGARGIPSWTEAGPDEILARLRGELREGDVVLCMSNGAFGGLPRKLLAPA, encoded by the coding sequence ATGACCGAGAACAAGCCGCGTCACATTCATTTCGTCGCGATCTGCGGAGTCGGCATGGCGCCGATGGCCGTGATGCTGCGCGACGCCGGCTACGAGGTCACGGGCTCGGACATCGCCGCGTATCCGCCGATGGGCGACATGCTGCGCCAGGCGGGCATTCCGGTCACGCTCGGCTTCGATGCGAAAAATCTCGAACCGCGTCCGGACCTCGTCGTGATCGGCAACGCGGTCACGCGCAGCAACGTCGAGGCGCAGGCGGTCGAGGCGCTCGGTATCGAGAAGACGTCGTTTCCGGCGGCGCTCGGACGGTTTTTCCTCGGACGCGGCGCACGCTCGCTGGTGGTTGCCGGCACGCACGGAAAAACCACGACGACGGGCATGCTCGCGCACTGCCTCGCAACCGCCGGCGCCGATCCCGGCTATCTCGTCGGCGGGCTCGTGCGCGATCTCGGAAAGCTCGCGTCAGCCGGAAGCGGAGAATACTTCGTCGTCGAAGGCGACGAGTACGATACGGCCTACTTCGACAAGGGCCCCAAGTTCCTCCACTACAAGCCGTCGGCCGTCATTCTTACGAGCGTCGAGTTCGACCACGCCGACATCTACACCGACGTCGAGCACGTGAAGTCGTCGTTCCGAAAGCTCGCCGGCATCCTTCCTTCCAATGCGCCGCTGGTCGGCTGCGTCGACTATCCGCATCTGCTCGCTGCGATCGAGCGCGCCGGGCGCTACCGCTTCGTGCCGTACGGCATGCATTCGCCCGATGGATGGGAGCCGCGCGCCATCGAAGTCGGGCCGGACGGCAGCCGCTTCGACCTTTACTGGAAGGGACGCCGCGATGCGCGACTTCGCCTTTCGCTGGTCGGCGCGATGAACGCGCTCAACGCGACGGCGGTCTATGCGCTCTGCCGCGAGCTCGGCATCGAGCTCGGCGCAGTCGCCGAAGGACTCGCAACGTACAAGGGCGCCGCGCGACGCCAGGAAATCGTCGGCGAGAACGGCGGCATCACCGTCGTCGACGATTTCGCGCATCATCCGACCGCGGTGGGGCTTACGATTGCGGCGATTCGCGGGCGTTTTCCCGGGCGGCGGCTGTGGGCGGTGTTCGAGCCGCGCTCGAATACGAGCCGGCGCGCGATCTTCCAGAGAGCCTATGCCGATGCGCTCGCCGGCGCGGACGCCGTCGCGCTGTCGGCCGTATTCCGCAAGGACAACGATCCGCTGAAGCCGGAAGAGATGCTGTCGACCGACGTGCTGATCCGCGACCTCGGCGCGCGCGGCATTCCGTCGTGGACCGAAGCCGGCCCCGACGAAATCCTCGCGAGGCTTCGCGGCGAGCTGCGCGAAGGCGACGTCGTCCTCTGCATGTCGAACGGCGCCTTCGGCGGCCTCCCCAGAAAACTCCTCGCCCCCGCGTAA
- a CDS encoding transglycosylase SLT domain-containing protein, with protein sequence MNHARIVRNPFLTCFAAVLLSTAIVCAPGVAYAATSDGAKARSGAGAVAPVPDAAGDEALEDLHPANTELGRAIAGMRKDPRKAAADFGKLHEKMPWLDDVTDFYAATARSRFDRPAARKDFEEFLTKYPDSVLRGDAAAELARLVAEDADVERAVSLAERYGRSGPDTGDAASVCLSAGRVLAAKDPDNAAVYLQCARSKSPLSASARSAYELLTTLRRDHPELRPSGADGLMAEARLLGREGRSEEQAALLRELLDDFPGSPVEGEAELAYGRNLGRSESKAAGAAFFEKRAAPAIGAHKAKLLYEAATLRWNNDQNAEATELFEKMLGMKTGIGDEQQALYALARINDVEDHHAEAIAYYGRAAALAKGATRAESQWRQGWVSYRAKDYSEAAKTFAAMAAGAPRGSDTEGRADALYWQGRSLEHLGRNDEARECYRQVLSEFPLGYYAAASEAQLGRKNPAPTEIKPPVVPESLPADAVLAIRRATSLRESGLVTLAARDLSMRLARFDTATRRAVLPALPSSGAYDAAFRIAIEMNDAGELSREEARPYFYPRAHADIVERESAKAGIDPMLVYSLMRQESAFSATAVSSAKALGLMQLLEKTAKRVASSSGLPQPDADDLFDPAVNIRIAVRYLAELSKEFGGNTALIAAAYNAGETAAERWRDLTKIWQEDEMIEQISYRETRLYVKSILRNMRNYRSIYGSSPEAPVAKAS encoded by the coding sequence ATGAACCATGCGCGAATCGTGCGAAATCCTTTCCTGACCTGCTTCGCAGCGGTGCTGCTGTCGACTGCGATCGTCTGCGCGCCCGGCGTCGCGTATGCAGCCACCAGCGACGGCGCGAAGGCCCGGAGCGGTGCCGGAGCAGTCGCGCCGGTGCCGGACGCTGCGGGCGACGAAGCTCTCGAAGATCTTCATCCGGCCAATACCGAGCTCGGCCGCGCAATCGCCGGAATGCGCAAGGATCCGCGCAAAGCTGCCGCGGACTTCGGCAAGCTTCACGAGAAGATGCCGTGGCTCGACGATGTGACCGACTTTTACGCGGCCACTGCGCGCAGCCGCTTCGATCGCCCCGCCGCAAGAAAGGATTTCGAGGAATTCCTGACGAAGTATCCGGATTCGGTGCTGCGCGGGGACGCTGCAGCCGAGCTCGCGCGACTCGTTGCCGAAGACGCCGATGTCGAACGCGCCGTTTCGCTTGCCGAGCGCTACGGTCGCAGCGGTCCCGATACCGGAGATGCGGCCAGTGTCTGCCTTTCGGCAGGCCGCGTGCTGGCCGCAAAGGATCCGGACAATGCGGCCGTCTATCTCCAGTGCGCGCGCTCCAAGTCGCCGCTCTCCGCCTCGGCACGCAGCGCTTACGAGCTTCTGACGACCCTTCGTCGTGATCATCCCGAGCTGCGGCCTTCGGGTGCAGACGGGCTGATGGCCGAAGCGCGGCTTCTCGGGCGCGAGGGGCGCTCCGAGGAACAGGCCGCGCTCCTTCGCGAGCTGCTCGACGATTTTCCCGGAAGCCCGGTCGAAGGCGAAGCCGAGCTGGCGTACGGCCGCAATCTCGGACGCTCCGAGAGCAAGGCGGCGGGCGCGGCGTTCTTCGAGAAGCGCGCCGCCCCGGCCATCGGCGCGCACAAGGCCAAGCTTCTGTACGAGGCCGCAACGCTTCGCTGGAACAACGACCAGAACGCCGAAGCCACCGAGCTGTTCGAGAAGATGCTCGGCATGAAGACCGGCATCGGCGACGAGCAGCAGGCGCTCTACGCGCTCGCGCGCATCAACGACGTCGAAGATCACCATGCCGAAGCGATCGCGTATTACGGGCGAGCGGCAGCCCTGGCGAAGGGCGCGACTCGCGCGGAAAGCCAGTGGCGCCAGGGCTGGGTTTCCTATCGCGCCAAAGATTACAGCGAAGCCGCGAAGACTTTCGCAGCGATGGCAGCCGGAGCGCCGCGCGGCTCGGACACCGAGGGCCGCGCCGACGCGCTTTACTGGCAGGGACGCTCGCTCGAGCATCTCGGTCGCAACGACGAGGCGCGCGAGTGCTACCGGCAGGTGCTGAGCGAGTTTCCGCTTGGATACTACGCCGCTGCATCCGAGGCGCAGCTCGGACGCAAAAATCCCGCTCCGACCGAGATCAAGCCGCCGGTGGTTCCGGAGTCCTTGCCGGCCGATGCCGTGCTTGCGATCCGCCGCGCGACGTCGCTGCGCGAGTCGGGCCTGGTCACGCTCGCCGCGCGTGACCTTTCGATGCGGCTGGCGCGCTTCGACACGGCGACTCGGCGCGCGGTGCTGCCTGCGCTGCCGTCTTCGGGCGCGTATGATGCGGCGTTCCGCATCGCGATCGAGATGAACGATGCGGGCGAGCTGTCACGCGAAGAGGCCAGGCCGTACTTCTATCCTCGTGCGCACGCCGACATCGTCGAGCGCGAGTCGGCAAAGGCCGGCATCGATCCGATGCTCGTCTACTCGCTGATGCGCCAGGAATCGGCGTTCTCGGCAACCGCAGTCTCTTCCGCCAAGGCGCTCGGGCTCATGCAGCTTCTCGAAAAAACCGCGAAGCGCGTGGCGTCGTCGTCGGGGCTTCCGCAGCCGGATGCCGACGATCTGTTCGATCCCGCCGTGAACATACGGATTGCCGTGCGCTACCTTGCCGAGCTGTCGAAGGAGTTCGGCGGCAACACGGCGCTGATCGCGGCCGCATACAACGCCGGCGAAACCGCCGCCGAACGCTGGCGGGACCTCACGAAGATCTGGCAGGAAGACGAGATGATCGAGCAGATCAGCTACCGCGAGACGCGCCTGTACGTGAAGAGCATCCTGCGCAACATGCGCAACTACCGCAGCATCTATGGTAGCTCGCCCGAGGCGCCGGTCGCGAAGGCGAGCTGA
- a CDS encoding Maf family protein, with translation MPAARSMQLILASGSPRRRELLTGAGFTFEIDVPDMDETILPGESPVAATTRLAIEKAEAVAARRLASKAERKLASAAERKLASEADHQLSCSSEVILAADTTVVVGERILGKPVDVRDAVEMLLSLSGRNHFVWTAWAVLPVNGSLGAPECGACRSVVRMREISRREAEAYAASGEPMDKAGSYAAQGDGRRFIGAIVGPLDNVIGLPMTPVVRALARCGISPPGAISVSS, from the coding sequence GTGCCCGCCGCGCGCAGCATGCAATTGATTCTCGCATCGGGCTCACCGCGCCGCCGCGAGCTTCTGACCGGAGCAGGCTTCACGTTTGAGATCGACGTGCCCGATATGGACGAGACGATCCTCCCGGGCGAATCACCGGTCGCCGCCACGACCCGGCTCGCCATCGAGAAGGCCGAGGCCGTTGCCGCGCGGCGACTCGCGAGCAAAGCCGAGCGTAAACTGGCCAGCGCAGCCGAGCGTAAACTGGCCAGCGAAGCCGACCATCAGCTGTCATGCTCATCCGAAGTCATCCTTGCGGCGGATACGACCGTCGTCGTCGGCGAGCGCATTCTTGGCAAACCCGTCGACGTCCGCGATGCGGTCGAGATGCTGCTGTCGCTGTCGGGCCGCAACCACTTCGTGTGGACGGCGTGGGCCGTGCTGCCGGTAAACGGCAGTCTCGGCGCGCCGGAGTGCGGCGCGTGCCGATCGGTCGTTCGCATGCGCGAGATCTCGCGCCGCGAAGCCGAGGCCTACGCAGCATCGGGAGAGCCGATGGACAAAGCCGGAAGCTACGCTGCGCAAGGAGATGGGCGCCGGTTCATCGGCGCAATCGTCGGGCCGCTCGACAACGTGATCGGCCTGCCGATGACTCCTGTCGTACGCGCTCTCGCCCGTTGCGGAATCTCGCCGCCCGGCGCGATCAGCGTGTCGTCATGA